DNA from Gracilinanus agilis isolate LMUSP501 chromosome 3, AgileGrace, whole genome shotgun sequence:
GCACAGGATAGAATGTTTTGAATGACAAGTACCAGCTTTAAAGATAACCATTCTAATTAGGATTGTCTTCTCCATGtatctagtcttttttttctcacttttacagtgtgttatttggaattaaAACATTGGGAAGTTTTTTGGTTTGGGAAAATGCATTATATAGTATGATATGCCACCTAAAACACCTCCAAATTAGTAAACAATATAAAGCagcaattcttttccttttctgatcttGAGAATTAGCCTAGTCTGGTTTTAAACCACTGGCCTCAGAATCATGGGtgcaaaaaatttcaaaaatcttTGCATTTCTATGGGACATATTCTTGCTTAATACTTATGGGActtaatttatttgttctttttttttttttccagatccgTGCTGGATCCAGAATTGCATACAGACCAATTTCTGCAGCAGTGTTGTCTAGACCAGAGGTCAGGACTGGAGAGGTAATTGGTTATAAGAGAAACATATCAAACTAATAagtcttatgtattttatattttttatagtgGTATCTTTTTGCATCCTCTCTTATAAAGATAAAGTAAGGAATAAACAGATCTAAGTTCTAAAGATTGAgccatttgggaaaaaaaaatcttgccatCAACATATGCAACTCAGGTGAAGATCatattttagagctggaaggaaacttagtaCTAGTACTTAGATTCTGgttcaactttcttattttacaaatgaagaaactgagacctaatgAAGACAGTCAAcctaggatttaaacccaggtcctcagacttCAAATGATGTGCTGCACTATTCctaattaaaacacacacacacacacacacacacacacacacacacacacacacaaccattTTTACCTACATCTCTTGAAACTAAAATTATAGCAATATAATGAAGACAATAGTTTGACAGTACTAGCATTTAAATAAGCTAATAAAATAACTGATTTgacctttgtctttttttttttccctagggcAACACAGTATCTAATGGGGCCCAGAACAGGGTGTCTCAGCTAGCACTAAGGGAGTTCCAGACCAGTGCTATCAGCAGAGACGTTGATACTGCTGCCAAATTTATTGGTGCAGGTGCTGCCACAGTAGGAGTGGCTGGTTCTGGTGCTGGTATTGGAACTGTCTTTGGTTCTCTCATTATTGGTTATGCCAGGTAACTTTTTCTATATCTAAAAGAATTCATGGTCATTTGCATTTCGTGCAGGCTTCTCTATGtttgaaaatgattttataaacTTAACAAAGTCATTAGTTAATTTAGCTATCAAAAAccatgttgtgttttttttccccctcctcagGAAGAGGGGTACCTAAAGAGTAGTAAAGTCTTGTTTTAGATCTGGAAGTAATTTTATTGATGAACATACTTATAAAAATCTCCTTAGTAGGAAATGTTTCatctatatttctgtttttctactatCTAAGACCTTATTTCTTAACCGTATCTTTTTGGTTTcacataatttattatatagCCTTTCAAAATACATGAAATATCTTTAACCACATGTGTTCACACAGGTATAATGCTATAATGgctctgaaaaatattttaaaaacatttgtctTTCTCAAAATATTCTGTTTCCCCTTCACACCTTATGTGTAATATACTTTAGATCTTGCTTTCTAGTAATTTGGTTTGAACTCAGTTGTAAATGCCTATCTATAGAAGTGTTCTGCATTAATTACAACTATCCAAGAAAAATTGGCTCCAAGGATGGAAGCCTGGtgtttttttcagattatattgTTTTAACTTGGAAATAAAATGGCGAAGTATACTCTTCCATGGAGAAGtggttttcaaaataaaaactcaaatctCAGTTGTCAGAGTTCATCTTGTTAGACATGCCCCCTTCCAGTAAAAGTGAGAACATGTATTTGCatttaagcagttgttttatGGCAACATcctaaaaataagtttaaaaaccTAAAACTTTGACATTAGCCCTTGGCAGATattgaaatttattaatttatcaaaATAAGATAGTCATGTttgctgtatttcttttttagaaaccCATCATTGAAGCAGCAGCTGTTCTCATATGCTATCCTGGGATTCGCTTTGTCTGAAGCTATGGGTCTCTTTTGTTTGATGGTTGCTTTCTTGATCTTGTTTGCCATGTAATAAACTGCTATTCGAAATGTTGACATTTAATACAAATTACGGATGTAATTCTGTGTATCTTACTGTGGTTCCGAAAACTGTTCTGTTGGTGTCATGGAAATGTACATTATTTCCAAAGTCATTTCATTAAAGATGATAACTTTAATTTTTGCTGTCACTTGTACTTATTATGTTGAACTTTAGCACATGGGAACACATGCTCTGATATAAGCTGTTCTGTTAAGCTGAATGAACCTATTAACTTTTGATTTATAGTGGTATTTGAGTaaagtaaaatggagattattgTATATTGCCTCTGTTTTTCATGTTTGCCTAAaggaaatatgtatgtataaatgatTCTTCCATGAGAAATACTGGGAGCTGTATTTGGTAATGTTATGACAAAAGTTGATTCAAAAAACAACGTAATATGAAATTGAGACTTTTCTAAGTTAGTTCATTCATTTCAGCACCCAGCCTgcatttttaaagtcctttgcataTGAGATTGATTGGCTTCTATCATGACTTAATCTGTAGTTAGTGCCTACTTATATGTGCAATAGCCATGGTAAAGATTCTTAAAAATGAACCACATTAGATGTTTTAAGTACTTTTTAGATGTTACAACCTTAACCTATAAAAATCTGATTTAATTTCAGGTTtcatcttaaattccttcatatATGTGATATGTTATATAGGAAGCAAAAATAATTAGCAAAGctattttttggtttgagtttGGCTTTTTCATTTAGTCtcattcatattatatattcCAATAAAGTAGCTAAGCAATGCCTCTAGGTGTCACTggtattatatgtaaaaaaatgaagaataggaTTGGCTAAGAATCTTTCATGATTGGTTTCAACTGCCATAGCTAGCCCAAACCTTGACCACTGGCAGGAAAAGCATTACTACTATGTAATGAAGCAAATAAATGGCAGTCTCCTATATGAAAAAGCCTACCAAAGGATAAAACCATGCTCACAATCATATAACGTTCATGTAATTTATAAAAGTATTTTCAGTTATAAAAGAATGTAGAAATGGCTTTTCCCCGTTTCTTTGTTTCTGGTCTCACTTGTTGCTATTCTTTCTCTAACTTTATCCTAGTTGACTTAGGGacatttatagataataagagtTTAAGGATAAGTGAATAATAAAGGCTTTCTTACCTCCTTCACACTTAAAGAGAAGTAGCATGAAACTAAAGAAATAAGGTATTTGTTAATTTGTCAGCAATTTCTATAGGGAAAGTAGTTAGCACCCTGTTGAATGACAAATAATGTTTTCAAAAGCTTCATAAAAtttgaaacttgaaaaaaaattgagggggtAAAGCAGTATGTCTGTCATTGGCTTACTATTAAAATTTgccaatgaaaggaaagaaatgaatagTAGTCTGAAAAGTTTTTAGAATTGCAAGACCAATCAagatcccaaagagaaaaagagaaggatgtCTTGAATTAGAAAGATTAAAGAGAGAGGAGATAATTTTTGGAGCAAATTTCTGAAAGAAGTAGATGATATTATGAGGAGCCCAGATGGGTGAGGTTAGTCTTGGAAGGGATACTTCTTCATTTGATAGAGGATGAtgagaaaagaaatttcattttgaaagaTAAATTTCTGCAGATTTTAAGACT
Protein-coding regions in this window:
- the ATP5MC3 gene encoding ATP synthase F(0) complex subunit C3, mitochondrial translates to MFACAKLACSPALIRAGSRIAYRPISAAVLSRPEVRTGEGNTVSNGAQNRVSQLALREFQTSAISRDVDTAAKFIGAGAATVGVAGSGAGIGTVFGSLIIGYARNPSLKQQLFSYAILGFALSEAMGLFCLMVAFLILFAM